The Kaustia mangrovi genome has a segment encoding these proteins:
- a CDS encoding TetR/AcrR family transcriptional regulator has translation MAEKKSAAASSGGSRRRRAPKATDPRTTIVAAMLDLVVETGWRQLGLAELSRRSGVPLATIRAHYATKADILTDWMKQVDEQALARIAEEGDDAGAEPRDRLFEAIMARLDVLTPHRASLRAILRDLGDTPTDWAPLACGALVSQRWILAGAGAESPGLHGAVKVAGLGFVYMRTLRVWLEEADPGWPKTMAALDESLRRGETALRRAEVPMALGRTFCSFVKAFRDEARRRRRPAAGGSPPAPEGAEPS, from the coding sequence ATGGCCGAGAAGAAGAGCGCCGCAGCATCCAGCGGAGGAAGCCGGCGACGCCGCGCGCCGAAAGCCACCGATCCCCGGACGACGATCGTCGCCGCCATGCTCGACCTTGTGGTCGAGACCGGCTGGCGCCAGCTCGGCCTGGCGGAGCTCTCCCGGCGCTCCGGCGTGCCGCTCGCCACGATCCGCGCCCATTACGCCACCAAGGCCGACATCCTGACAGACTGGATGAAGCAGGTCGACGAGCAGGCGCTCGCCCGCATCGCGGAGGAAGGCGACGATGCGGGGGCGGAGCCGCGCGACCGGCTGTTCGAGGCGATCATGGCGCGGCTGGACGTGCTCACACCACACCGGGCGAGCCTGCGCGCCATCCTGCGCGATCTCGGCGACACGCCCACGGACTGGGCGCCGCTGGCCTGCGGCGCGCTCGTCTCGCAGCGCTGGATCCTGGCCGGCGCCGGCGCGGAATCGCCCGGGCTGCACGGCGCGGTGAAGGTGGCCGGGCTCGGCTTCGTCTACATGCGTACACTGAGGGTCTGGCTGGAGGAGGCCGACCCCGGCTGGCCGAAGACCATGGCGGCCCTCGACGAGTCGCTCAGGCGCGGCGAGACGGCCTTGCGCCGCGCCGAGGTCCCGATGGCGCTCGGGCGCACATTCTGCAGCTTCGTCAAGGCCTTCCGCGACGAGGCGCGCCGGCGCCGCCGCCCCGCCGCCGGCGGCAGCCCTCCCGCTCCGGAAGGGGCGGAGCCCTCCTGA
- a CDS encoding prephenate dehydrogenase, with the protein MPDGSHIHETPVIGIIGFGAFGQLIARCLSPHFRMCAYDPAPGLQPMADRYGVALAGLERVACCPVVVLAVPVGRLEAVVAAVAPHLRPGALVLDVGSVKMAPAEIMARGLPGHVDIVATHPLFGPQSARDGISGLKIALCPVRGRRCRRLAAFLRGRLGLDVVMTTPEDHDREAATVQGLTHLIAKVLSQMEPLPARMTTRSFDLLVAAVAMVRDDAPEVFEAIERANPYSPHVRRRFFALASALDAELAGDPPRARSPSKAEA; encoded by the coding sequence ATGCCAGACGGCAGCCACATCCACGAAACCCCGGTCATCGGAATCATAGGCTTCGGCGCGTTCGGGCAGCTCATCGCGCGTTGTCTCAGTCCCCATTTCCGGATGTGCGCATACGATCCCGCCCCCGGCCTTCAGCCAATGGCGGACCGGTACGGCGTCGCGCTCGCCGGTCTGGAACGGGTCGCGTGCTGCCCGGTCGTCGTGCTCGCCGTGCCGGTCGGGCGTCTCGAGGCCGTCGTCGCGGCCGTGGCGCCCCATCTGCGCCCGGGCGCGCTCGTGCTGGATGTGGGATCGGTGAAGATGGCGCCGGCGGAAATCATGGCGCGCGGGCTCCCCGGCCATGTCGATATCGTGGCGACGCACCCGCTGTTCGGCCCGCAAAGCGCGCGCGACGGCATATCGGGATTGAAGATTGCCCTGTGCCCGGTCCGGGGCCGGCGCTGCCGCCGACTTGCCGCCTTCCTGCGTGGGCGGCTCGGCCTCGACGTCGTCATGACCACGCCGGAGGACCACGACCGCGAGGCGGCGACGGTCCAGGGTCTCACCCATCTCATCGCCAAGGTGCTCTCGCAGATGGAGCCTCTGCCGGCGCGCATGACGACACGGAGCTTCGATCTGCTGGTCGCGGCGGTGGCCATGGTCCGCGACGACGCGCCGGAGGTCTTCGAGGCCATCGAGCGCGCGAACCCCTATTCCCCGCACGTCCGCAGGCGGTTCTTCGCGCTCGCCTCGGCGCTGGACGCCGAACTCGCGGGCGATCCCCCGCGGGCGCGCAGCCCGTCGAAGGCGGAGGCGTGA
- the proC gene encoding pyrroline-5-carboxylate reductase, producing the protein MTLKGKLVLVGAGKMGGAMLEGWLDEGTPAEQVVVLDPAPSDAMARLAAERGLALNPPVEEIADPEIVLIAVKPQIMDKVLPGLLPLARHKPVFLSVAAGRTIASFEAVLGADVPIVRAMPNTPAAVGRGITVICPNAHVTEAQAALAESLLSAVGEVGRVDDEGLMDAVTGVSGSGPAYVFYLTECLARAGMDEGLPEELATKLARATVAGAGELMRRSGEPAGTLRENVTSPNGTTAAGLGVLMADDGLKPLVARTVAAAARRSRELAE; encoded by the coding sequence ATGACATTGAAGGGCAAGCTGGTGCTGGTCGGCGCCGGCAAGATGGGCGGCGCCATGCTCGAGGGCTGGCTCGATGAGGGAACCCCGGCCGAGCAGGTGGTCGTCCTCGATCCCGCCCCGTCCGACGCCATGGCGCGCCTCGCCGCCGAGCGCGGGCTCGCGCTCAATCCGCCCGTGGAGGAGATCGCCGATCCGGAGATCGTGCTGATCGCCGTCAAGCCGCAGATCATGGACAAGGTGCTGCCGGGGCTTCTTCCCCTCGCCCGCCACAAGCCGGTCTTCCTGTCGGTCGCCGCCGGGCGCACCATCGCCTCCTTCGAGGCCGTCCTGGGCGCCGACGTTCCCATCGTGCGCGCCATGCCCAACACGCCCGCCGCCGTCGGGCGCGGCATCACCGTCATCTGCCCCAACGCCCATGTGACGGAGGCGCAGGCCGCGCTCGCCGAGAGCCTGCTGTCGGCGGTCGGCGAGGTCGGCCGTGTCGACGACGAGGGGCTGATGGACGCGGTCACGGGCGTCTCGGGCTCGGGGCCCGCCTATGTGTTCTATCTCACCGAGTGCCTTGCCCGGGCGGGCATGGACGAAGGCTTGCCGGAAGAGCTCGCCACGAAGCTCGCCCGCGCCACGGTCGCCGGTGCCGGAGAGCTCATGCGCCGCTCCGGCGAGCCGGCCGGAACGCTGCGCGAGAATGTCACCTCGCCCAACGGAACGACGGCGGCGGGGCTCGGCGTTCTGATGGCGGACGATGGGCTGAAGCCGCTCGTCGCCCGCACCGTCGCCGCCGCGGCCAGGCGCTCGCGCGAACTCGCCGAATAG
- a CDS encoding YbjN domain-containing protein: MSAVLSILDEPANPLDTFERIAARYDWTVERNTDDEINLIVEGSWSDLHLCLNWREEFEGLHLACGFDLKVPAQRREEVARLVSLINEQLLFGHFDLWKQDGVLMFRNGLLLCGGVEVTEAQCEALMELALESCERFYPAFQFVIWAGKTAEAAIEASLLETQGEA; this comes from the coding sequence ATGTCGGCTGTTCTATCGATTCTCGACGAGCCGGCCAATCCGCTCGATACCTTCGAGCGCATCGCAGCGCGGTATGACTGGACGGTCGAGCGCAACACGGACGACGAGATCAACCTGATCGTCGAAGGCTCCTGGAGCGACCTCCATCTGTGCCTGAACTGGCGCGAGGAGTTCGAGGGGCTGCATCTGGCCTGCGGCTTCGACCTCAAGGTGCCCGCCCAGCGGCGCGAGGAGGTCGCCCGCCTCGTCTCGCTCATCAACGAGCAGCTTCTGTTCGGCCATTTCGACCTGTGGAAGCAGGACGGCGTTCTGATGTTCCGCAACGGTCTCCTGCTGTGCGGCGGCGTCGAGGTCACCGAGGCCCAGTGCGAGGCGTTGATGGAGCTGGCGCTGGAGAGCTGCGAGCGCTTCTATCCCGCCTTCCAGTTCGTCATCTGGGCCGGCAAGACGGCGGAGGCCGCCATCGAGGCGAGCCTTCTGGAGACGCAGGGAGAAGCCTGA